In the Candidatus Polarisedimenticolaceae bacterium genome, GGCGTTCGAACGGGCCGTCGCCGAGGTCGCGGACTCGGCGCGCGTTCTCCTCGCCTCGCTGGTGACCCAGGCGCACCCTCGCGACCGTGAGGTCGAGGCGGAGAGGGCCAGGGCGAGGTCGCGGGAGAGGTTCGGTCTGAACCGTTGAGGCGTCGTTCGTCCGCGTCGATTTCGAAGAGGCCGCCACCGGAAGCGACGCAGCGCGTGATCGGCCCCTCGCCCTCGGCTTCGAGGATGCCGGGCTCGTCCGTTGCTTCGTCAAGCGGATCGATCGAAACCCCGGTTGACGGAAGGTCCACGATCCGGGCCCTTCGTGGGGTCGGGTGAGAACGGTGATGGCGCCGTGCCGTGCCACGGAAATCGTCCGCACGTTCCCGGCGGATTCGTTGACGCCGGGGACGGGCCGGGCGTAGGGTTCCCGCATCCACGAGGGCCTCGCCATGATCGTGACGTTCGGCTTCGTTTCGATGCTGCTTGCGGGAGGGCCCGGCGTCCACGACCACGCCGCCGACGACGAGGTCGCCTCGTCGGGCGGGGTGTACGCGGTCGAGGCGTGCCGGGGCCGCTGCGAGGCCGAGAACCGCCGCATGCTCTACCGGGGACACGTGGTCCTGCTCGACGGAGTCGTGAACCTCGAGGAGCTGCGGGGGCGGACGGGATGGACGGCGGCGAAGTTCCCGAGCGGCTCGAACGGCTGCCTTGTCGTGCGTCAGTATCGCGACGACGGGAGCGACGACCCGTTGGCGGAGCCCCGCGGCTTCAACGCGGCGGTGACGTGGTCGCGCACCGAAGGCGGCGGCCTTGCATTCACTTTCACGAACGACGCCGGCGAGCCCGTCGCCGCGGCCCTCGAACGTCGCGGGGTGAACTGGGTCGGGCGGCTCCGGCCGGAAGTCCCCGCGAGCGGGACGGCGCCCGAAGGCGACCAGATCGTGATCTGGCAGGTCGGCAACGGCGGCACGGAGCATTGCGTGACGCTGGCGAAGTAGGGATCGCGGGGGCGCCATCGGTGAGCGGATGGTCCTGGACCCGCTTCGGGGTCGTCAGCGCGTTGTTGGGGGCCATCGGCGCCCTCATCTTGTCGCTCAATCTCCTCTCGGCGTGGCGAGCTCGACGGCTTCGGAGGTTGCGAGGCACTGCCGGCAACGAAGGCAGTGCCCTGTTCCTGAACGCTCGAGGCGAAGCCCTGCGTGTCCGGCGATGGCTTCTCGCCGTCTTCGTCCTCTACGCCATGGGGGTGATCGCTCTCTCTAGCGATTCGGCGGCCTGGACGATGGGATGGTTGGGAGTCGAGTTCGCGCTGGTCCTGATCTACGACCGCTGCGTGAAACGCAACCCGGAATGGGATCTCTGGGAGCGGCGACCATGATGCTGTCGGATCTGGAGCACTTGCTCCCCAACGGCCTCCACGATGCGGAGCTCGTGCGGTTCTCGATGGACTATGCCGCGCGAACCCTGGAGCTGGATGTTGTGGTCTGGACGGGGGACTTGGCGTCGCCGCAACGCCGGGAAGCGTACCGGCCCGCGCGCGTCAGGATCCGGGAAGTTGCCTACGTCGTGGTCGAACCCCCTGACACCCGCTATCCGTGGAACGAGGCCGGGTCGAGGGAGATCAACGTCGGAACCGGGATGCCGCCGCAGAGCGACTCCAGGCTGCCAGAGGCGCCGCGGGGCACCGAACGAACCTGGGTCTACATCAAGGAGCACAATCGTTTCCTCCATTTCGCGGGGGGCGAAGCGACAATGGAGTGGACGGGGCCGGAGTTGGTTCGGGGCTAGGCGCGGGGGAATCCAAATGCTCTTCTACCGGATCGCCTTCCTGCTCCCGGGTATCGCCGCTGCGGTTTCACTTCTCCTGGCGATGCAAGCGGGCATCCTGAGGAGGCCCGTGATCGTGATCGCGATCTTCGCCCTGGGGGCCCTTTGCCAGGGGATCGGGGGGATGTTCTCGCCCACCTGGGCGACCGGGCTGGCACTGCAGACCGCCCTGGCGATCTACCTTCAGATCAAGCTCCGGCTCGACGGATGAGCGTAGGCTTGGGCCCATGAACGCCCTGCTGACGGTTCTCTGCGTCTTCATCGCCCTCCAGCACGTCGCGTTCCTCGTGCTCGAGATGTTCCTGTGGACGCGACCGGCCGGCATGAAAGTGTTCCGCACGACGCCGGAGTTCGCGAAGCAGTCGGCCGCCCTCGCCGCGAACCAAGGGCTGTACAACGGATTCCTGGCCGCCGGCCTTCTCTGGGGGGCGTTCCATCCCGCGCCGGACCAGGCGCTCGAGATCAAGGTCTTCTTCCTCGCGTGCGTCGTGGTCGCCGGCATCTTCGGAGCGGCCACGGTGTCGCGTCGGATCTTCTGGGTGCAGGCCGTGCCCGCGCTCGTCGGGCTGGGCATCGCGTGGTTGCGATGATGCTCGCGTCGGCGCTCCTCGCCCTCGCCCAGGCCGTCGCCGCTCCGCCGGCCGACGGGACGATCCTCGCCATGGGAGAGCCGCTCCCGGGCGCCCCCGACGGCGTCGTGGTGCGCTCGATCGACTACGCCAGCGACGGCCTGCGCGTGAAGGGGTACCTCGCGCGGCCGAAGGCCGAAGGGACGTATCCGGCCCTGATCTTCAACCGCGGCGGAAACCGCGAGTTCGGGGCGCTCACCGACGCCGGCGCGGCGAGGCGGCTGGGGCTGTACGCGTCGTGGGGCTACGTCGTCGTCGCGAGCCAGTACCGCGGGAACGGCGGAGGCGAGGGCCGCGAGGAGTTCGGGGGGGAGGACGTGAACGACGTCCTGAACCTCCTCCCGCTCCTCGACGGAATGTCGGGGGTCGATCGCGAGCGCGTCGGGATGATCGGCTGGAGCCGCGGCGGGATGATGACCTACCTCGCCCTCGCGCGCACCGACCGGATCCGCGCGGCGGCCGTCGGGGCGGGGCTGGCGGACCTCGAGGCGTCGCTGCGGCTGCGCCCCGAACTGGAGCCCGTCGCTCGCGACCTCATCCCGGGGTTCGACACCGACCGCGAGGCGCAGCTCGCCGCACGCTCGGCGGTGCGCTTCGCGGGGACGCTCCCCGCGACGACGCCGATCCTGCTGCTGCATGGAACGTCGGACTGGCGCGTCGATCCGCGCCAGGCGCTCGCGATGGCGTCGGCGCTGCTCGAGGCGAAGCGGCCGTACCGCCTGCTCCTGTTCGAAGGGGGCGATCACGCGCTCGGCGAGTTCCGCGACGACGTCGATCGCGCCCTCCGTGAGTGGATGGACCGCTACGTACGGGACCGGAAGCCGTTCCCGTCGATCGAGCCTCACGGGGACTGACGCCGGGGTTAGCATGGCCGGAGCTTGCTCGAGGAGGCCCCGCATGCGAATGCTCCTGCCGTTGTTGCTCGCCTGCTCCACCCCCGTCCTCGCCGACGCCGTGACCGACTGGAACGCGATCGGTTGCGACGCCGTCGAGGAGGCGAAGCTTCTCGCGCCACCGGCCACCGAGATCCTCGCCGTCGTGCACACGGCCATCTACGACGCCGTGCGCGCGGCGCCCGCCTCCGCGTCCCGCGACGCCGCGATCGCCGCCGCGGCGCGGGAGTGCCTGACGAAGCTGCTCCCGTCAACCTCGGCGAAGGTGGAGGCGGCATACGACTCCGCGATCTCGAAGATCCCGGAAGGTCCGGCGAAGTCCGCAGGGATCGCCGTCGGGGTGCGCGCGGCCTCGGAGCTCCTGGCGAAGCGGGGACGAGCGTCGGGGTCGCCGCCGGACGACTACCGGCCCCACACGACCCCCGGCGTCTACGTCCCTACCGTGATCCCGGTGATGACCCGTTGGGCGCAGCAGCCGCCGTGGTGGTTGAGAAGCGCCTCCCAGTTCCGCCCGGGACCTCCCCCCGACCTGAAGAGCGCGCTCTGGGCGCGCGACTTCGCCGAGATTCGCGCCGTCGGCGCGAAGCAGGGCGGGACCCGGACGGAGGAGCAGACGCGAATCGCGAAGTTCTGGGAGGCGACCGGCCCGAGCATCTACCATCGACTGGTCCGATCGGTCGCGGATCGGCCCGGGCGCGATCTCGTCCGCAACGCGCGCCTGTTCGCGATGGTCTCGCAGGGATCCACCGACGCGCTCATCGCGGTGTTCGACGCGAAGTACCACTACGGGTTCTGGCGCCCGGTCACCGCGATCCGCAACGGCGACATCGACGGGAACGACGCGACCGACAGGGACGCGACGTGGCTTCCCTTCATCGACACGCCGATGCACCCGGAGTATCCGTGCGCGCACTGCATCCTCTCGGCGACGGTGGGGACGATCGTGGAAGCGGACCTCGCCGGCGAGCCGGTGCCGACGCTGACCTCCTCGAGCCCGACCGCCGGCGGGGCGACCCGCAGCTGGACGTCGATCGAGGCCTTCGTCCAGGAGGTCGCGAACGCGCGCATCTACGACGGCGTGCACTATCGGAACTCGACCGAGGTCGGGACGGCGATGGGGCGCAAGGTCGGGGCGTGGGTCGTGGACGCGTTCGCTAGTGGCTCCCCGCCTCGGAGCCCCACAGCTCCTTGAGCCTCGCGTCGCGGCCGCAGTTGTAGCGGTAGAACTTGTACCGGATCGGGTTCACCTTGTAGTAGTCCTGGTGGTAGTCCTCGGCCGCCCAGAACGTCCCCGCCTTCACGATCTCCGTGACGATCGGCTGCTTGAACCGTTTCGAGGCCTCGAGCTTTCTCTTCGAACCCTCCGCCGCCGCGCGCTGCGCGTCGTCGTGGAAGAAGATCGCGGTGCGGTACTGGCGGCCGAAGTCGCA is a window encoding:
- a CDS encoding DUF1304 domain-containing protein — protein: MNALLTVLCVFIALQHVAFLVLEMFLWTRPAGMKVFRTTPEFAKQSAALAANQGLYNGFLAAGLLWGAFHPAPDQALEIKVFFLACVVVAGIFGAATVSRRIFWVQAVPALVGLGIAWLR
- a CDS encoding prolyl oligopeptidase family serine peptidase encodes the protein MMLASALLALAQAVAAPPADGTILAMGEPLPGAPDGVVVRSIDYASDGLRVKGYLARPKAEGTYPALIFNRGGNREFGALTDAGAARRLGLYASWGYVVVASQYRGNGGGEGREEFGGEDVNDVLNLLPLLDGMSGVDRERVGMIGWSRGGMMTYLALARTDRIRAAAVGAGLADLEASLRLRPELEPVARDLIPGFDTDREAQLAARSAVRFAGTLPATTPILLLHGTSDWRVDPRQALAMASALLEAKRPYRLLLFEGGDHALGEFRDDVDRALREWMDRYVRDRKPFPSIEPHGD
- a CDS encoding vanadium-dependent haloperoxidase; the protein is MRMLLPLLLACSTPVLADAVTDWNAIGCDAVEEAKLLAPPATEILAVVHTAIYDAVRAAPASASRDAAIAAAARECLTKLLPSTSAKVEAAYDSAISKIPEGPAKSAGIAVGVRAASELLAKRGRASGSPPDDYRPHTTPGVYVPTVIPVMTRWAQQPPWWLRSASQFRPGPPPDLKSALWARDFAEIRAVGAKQGGTRTEEQTRIAKFWEATGPSIYHRLVRSVADRPGRDLVRNARLFAMVSQGSTDALIAVFDAKYHYGFWRPVTAIRNGDIDGNDATDRDATWLPFIDTPMHPEYPCAHCILSATVGTIVEADLAGEPVPTLTSSSPTAGGATRSWTSIEAFVQEVANARIYDGVHYRNSTEVGTAMGRKVGAWVVDAFASGSPPRSPTAP